GAAGCTTTGAATTTGAAAACTACCCCATTTGCTAGGTAGATTTGCAATTTCTGAAATTTTTATATCCATTTACTACTCTTTATAATCAAAATTATGATAACATTGTAGCAAAAAAAGGACAAAAAATGTTTAAAAGATTCCGCAGACTTAGACTTAATGAGAGTTTAAGAGCTATGGTAAGAGAACACACTCTTAGCGTAAATGATCTTATTTATCCTCTTTTTGTTGTAAATGGCAAAGGAATTAAAAAAGAAATTTCATCTATGCCTGATGTATTTCAAATGAGCTTAGATGAAATTTTAAAAGAATGTAAAATCATAAGCGAGCTCGGCATAAAAGCGATTATTCTTTTTGGTGTTCTTGAAAATGATAAAAAAGATAGCTGCGGAAGTGATGCGATGGATGATGAGGGACTTATTGCAAGAAGTATAAGAGAGATAAAAAAAGAATTTCCAAATCTTTTTATTATCAGCGATCTTTGCTTTTGTGAATATACAGATCATGGACATTGTGGGATAATTGATCCTAAAACTAAAAGCGTAGATAATGACGCAACTTTAGAAATTTCAGCCAAGCAAGCCTTAGTCCATGCAAGAGCAGGGGTTGATATGATAGCGCCTAGCGGGATGATGGATGGTATTATAGAAACCTTGCGTAAAGCCTTAGATGAGGAAGGTTTTGAAAATTTACCTATAATGGCAT
The window above is part of the Campylobacter coli genome. Proteins encoded here:
- the hemB gene encoding porphobilinogen synthase, whose translation is MFKRFRRLRLNESLRAMVREHTLSVNDLIYPLFVVNGKGIKKEISSMPDVFQMSLDEILKECKIISELGIKAIILFGVLENDKKDSCGSDAMDDEGLIARSIREIKKEFPNLFIISDLCFCEYTDHGHCGIIDPKTKSVDNDATLEISAKQALVHARAGVDMIAPSGMMDGIIETLRKALDEEGFENLPIMAYSTKFASSYYGPFRDVADSTPSYGDRKSYQMDFANGKEALEESLEDEAQGADILMVKPALAYLDVVKEISLHSNLPLCVYNVSGEYAMLKVAGRAGVIDYEKVLYETMIAFKRAGAKLIITYHAKELAKMLKGEK